The window TTCCCTTGTTGTCTGTGTATTTGGTTTTTCCTTCTTTCATAGCTTGGTAAGCTGCGTTAATTATAGGCTCAGGAGTGTCAAAATCAGGTTCTCCTGCCGTTAGCCTGACAATTTCGTATCCTTTGTTTTGTAGTTCTATGGCTTTTGAGTTTAATTCAATAGTTGCGGATGGTTGTATTGACTCTATTTTAGCAGAAAATTCCATAGAAGCCTCCTTTCAATTGTTGGGAGTTTATTTGCGCCCCTTCGCCCCGCAGCCCGCCCTTCTAAGGAAGGGGCCTGCGACCCCTTAAACCCAGCAGGGGAAGGTCTTTGACCTGTAACCCACCTCAGTTTTTTTCTAAAATACCAACGTTTTCGATATGGTATGAGTGTGGAAACATATCAAATGGTTGAACCGATTTTAAAGTGAATCCATTTTTTGCAAATATATTGAGATCTCTGGCAAAAGTTGAAGGATCACAGGATATATAGATAATCCCTTTTTTTGCCATAGAAGAAAGTAGTTGTATCTCTTCTTTTTCCAATCCTTTTCTTGGGGGATCCAAGATGACAAAGTCAAATCTTTTACTGGAATTTTTCACGAGGTATGGTTTTGAGCTTGCTAGAATGAAGTTAACGTTTTTAGTAAAATTAATATGAGAATTTGCAATTGCCGCTTTTACTGAAATTTTAGAGGTTTCAACTGATTCTATATGCTTAAAGAGAGGTGAAAAGTATATTGAAAAGAGCCCAACACCAGAGTATAGGTCTAACATAGTTGCGTCTTTTTGTGTGTTGTTTTTGAAATATTCTAAAATGTACCTTAATAGTTTTTGTGTGACGTTGTAGTTGTTTTGAAAAAATGAAGTTGGTGGAATTTGAAATTTAAAATCATCAAATTCTTCATTTAATACTCCCTCACCGAGAAGCGTTTTGTAAGGACCTCGTAGTACAACGCTATCGGAACTGTTCATCAGGTGAATGAGTGAATAAGGGTGAAAATTTTGTTGAAAAAATTGCTTTATCTCTTCTTCGTGAGGCAAATATTCTGTGTTGGTAACTATAATTACCATCGTTTGATTTTTGGAAAAAGATCTTCGGATGACTAAATGTTTCAAGATACCTTTTTTTGCTTTTTTGTCGTATATTTCGATATCCAATTTATTGACTATTTCTTTGAATTTATTTCTTATGTTATCAAATAAGTTAGGTGAGATTGGGCATGAATAGATATCAAGAACACTATTTGAATTGGCAATATTTAGACCTAATTTTAATTTATTATTTTTCTGAAAGGCGTATTCCATTCTGTTTCTGTAACCCCAGATTAAATCGCTTTCGATTATGTTGTTAACAACAGAGCTATCTAACTTACCGATTCTTTCTAACTGTTCTTTTACTATCTCTGTTTTTGATTTTAGTTGGGATTTATAATCGTAATCGAGCCATTGACAGCCTCCACACTTAGGGAAGTGCTTGCATTTGGAAGATATCCTTTGATGGGATGGTTGCAGAATTTCTTTAAGATCTGCAAATACTAAATTTTTATTCGTTCTTGTTGGAATAACCGAGACAAATTCTCCAGGGTAAACGTTGTTTACCATGTAGATTTTGCCGGCATAACGTGCCATGCCGTAGCCACCGTAGACTAATTTTTCGATGACGATTTTTACTTCTTCATTGTCCATCTAAATGCCTCCAAGATGTGGAATTTTTGTCTTTATTAGCGCCCCTTCGCCAGGCTGGGTGGGAAGGCTTCGCCCTGTAACCTTTTTAAAGTTATTTATTCTATCTATATTTGCGCCCTTCCCCCGCACCCCACCCATAAGGAGTTAGGAACGGCTTATCCCCGCTCCCCGCCTATTTATGATTTTTCTACCAATGAATTAAAATGTTCCCCTCTTTCTTCATAATTTTTGTATTTATCAAAGCTTGCTCCCGCTGGTGAAAATACCACATTGTCTCCAACTTCACATATTTCACTTAGGTATAAGAATACTTCTTCTAAATTACTTTTGAAGATAAATTTGTGATTCGATGGGTATTTTTTGACTTCT of the Petrotoga sibirica DSM 13575 genome contains:
- the rlmD gene encoding 23S rRNA (uracil(1939)-C(5))-methyltransferase RlmD, which encodes MDNEEVKIVIEKLVYGGYGMARYAGKIYMVNNVYPGEFVSVIPTRTNKNLVFADLKEILQPSHQRISSKCKHFPKCGGCQWLDYDYKSQLKSKTEIVKEQLERIGKLDSSVVNNIIESDLIWGYRNRMEYAFQKNNKLKLGLNIANSNSVLDIYSCPISPNLFDNIRNKFKEIVNKLDIEIYDKKAKKGILKHLVIRRSFSKNQTMVIIVTNTEYLPHEEEIKQFFQQNFHPYSLIHLMNSSDSVVLRGPYKTLLGEGVLNEEFDDFKFQIPPTSFFQNNYNVTQKLLRYILEYFKNNTQKDATMLDLYSGVGLFSIYFSPLFKHIESVETSKISVKAAIANSHINFTKNVNFILASSKPYLVKNSSKRFDFVILDPPRKGLEKEEIQLLSSMAKKGIIYISCDPSTFARDLNIFAKNGFTLKSVQPFDMFPHSYHIENVGILEKN